Part of the Paenibacillus guangzhouensis genome is shown below.
GAATGTTTCCTGATTTAAGATAATAAAGTGCAATGTTCTCGTAGCCTGTTGCATTTAGTGTATCCTTCTCTAACAACATAGAGTAATAATCAAAGGCAATCTCGATTTGTTGTGTAAAGTAGAGAAAATCACCAAGTCTATTAGCGAGTGTATCAGCAAGATCGGGATAGCGATTAATTAGCCAATCATACGTCTCATAATGTTCTGATTTGAATAAATCTGTGAGTAGCTGATAAATGATCGTGCTGTCGATGTTTTCCGATGTCTGTAGATGATCTACTAACAGGTTCTGCAATGTATGAAATGCAGTCGGATTATCCTCAGTATAAATAAGGTGATTTATTAATGCAGGGTCTTTCCATAAACAGAGAGCTGTACCAATAAGGCGATTGAAATGTGCCGGAGTCGAACGACTTTCTTCTGCTTGCAGGTGCTTAAAGAATAACGATCTGTCATTCATGACCGCAGCATAATGTAGCATATATTCAGATTCGAGTTTAACACTTAGAGCCATACATCTAAGATAATAATACTCGCACAATGAACGATTCCCAACAATCAGACTGGCTTGTAACAGACGTAACGCAGATTCTGGAGACTCTGCAGAATAGAGTCGATTTAGCAGCGAGATCATGTCTGGAACGGTGTCGGTTTGTAATAGTAGATGGATTAATTGTGATAGATCTTTAAGTTCATCAGTTTTTGATTCAATGACCCGTATAAGCAGCGTGACGGCCATAGAATAATTATGAGATTTGGTATAAATATCAATTAATTCGTTATAGATCAACTTGCTGTAAGTGGGTGAGATAAACCAGAAGTTCTGATTATTTCTTGATTGTTCATCTGCTATTTGAATACATTGCTCGAATATTGCAGCAGCCTCAGTAGAAAAACCAAGGAGGTTTAGATAATGTGCCTTCAAATACATGAAGTCAATATATTGTGGCCATCGTCGAATGCATTCTTCAACGACATCAAAGACTTCCTTTCCTCTTCCTAAATGGGCAAGTATCGTAATGATCTTATATTTGCA
Proteins encoded:
- a CDS encoding glycosyltransferase; translated protein: MEKLLSLCMIAKDEEMVIERCLTSVQGLVDEIIVVDTGSTDRTKEIAFQFTDKIYDFQWTNDFSAARNEAIRRATSKWILIMDADEYINSDDHHKIKSFLEQSDHTLPQGFILPIINFTGTENSGKMMESFAVRILCNHPEVRFHRPIHEQVLYKEVELPVQKMNCNIFHTGYTYETTIKKNKRERNLSIFNEMKRNKQFEEYDYFTLANEYDALGDYTKALYYYRRADTKKSQNKTFIIHCKYKIITILAHLGRGKEVFDVVEECIRRWPQYIDFMYLKAHYLNLLGFSTEAAAIFEQCIQIADEQSRNNQNFWFISPTYSKLIYNELIDIYTKSHNYSMAVTLLIRVIESKTDELKDLSQLIHLLLQTDTVPDMISLLNRLYSAESPESALRLLQASLIVGNRSLCEYYYLRCMALSVKLESEYMLHYAAVMNDRSLFFKHLQAEESRSTPAHFNRLIGTALCLWKDPALINHLIYTEDNPTAFHTLQNLLVDHLQTSENIDSTIIYQLLTDLFKSEHYETYDWLINRYPDLADTLANRLGDFLYFTQQIEIAFDYYSMLLEKDTLNATGYENIALYYLKSGNIPEALPFLKKALDLSPTKLHLYPILLRHIADQEDKLKYSKKFNSLYPHYDGIAIIKDLLL